A window of the Streptomyces griseochromogenes genome harbors these coding sequences:
- a CDS encoding DEAD/DEAH box helicase: MPEGQTVSAASRKIAELVRAFPSGISERELVVEAKRQFGTLPEQRLVKLVAEAVRGGLLIASGDLLLPVAPQEPVRPPQVAYERRQPGAESAVAARLDETSVLRTIALDVESVVRTTATAPYLERHVYEVAAVRFGADREWVAAAPRWRRYLRFPGDTEELRDGSVRDAVLGQGLSQQQAWTELSDFLSDADVVVAYNGTTLDFPVVSEAAKESGASDPLSAVRPVDALYLAHALWPTAPSHRLQDLALQLDVSRSDLRAHTADGDAVLLVRLLERAAAEFACRTAELRDLIADVCPGSDAWRLLRELAEGEAANDREPRMWEQAHVARLLGAEFGRHTPRRTPAGRAPGKGAVDVPDVLRGADGRVEPTALARVVHGSRVEPRPAQQEMTATLHDWTDRGVGGLLEAPTGTGKSYAVLAAALDWLAGGNSRTAVIATYTKQLQSQMAKDIQDLEWALPGILGVADLVKGKSNRLSLAALTKTLAEATRRRRSAGTARARFSQRSRFRELAVFLALRLLAAKEPPQSWTARSVDPVDLPASFTDYIGRGLPLWLESLSQRDGDYGPAAGNPLAVHTDTVRESIDSHRLILANHALVLSHLDDLRAVGPEVLLVIDEAHELENAATSALTVTVDHQDLEALLPEYQAWMADAHPGTAKEQAAAAIADLERLLDDERLPRLAAQAFDAQAKGVGVRIGSRATTLASPYAGTSGTRHTRRLSLVLESIAKALVSCRITLERYVVQHAAGIDPLVRERLTALAEHTDSLTTALDRITADIRAFLDPALTLDEAPPSRVIHLEELDEPKAELRSYRFRVATSPVDLPADPEWRRYLESFDRVHYVSATLRVAGEWDFMRTRLGLPDDLPTLALPSPFALRSQAEVVCFSDFPSWAEQEEGALRTVAHQVAGFATEMTRVRADGNGFDGGGMILTTARSTAAGIGFHLVRELRSRALDTPVVEALTLGNGRAYQAFTDRRGGGGFLVGTKGLWQGVDVSDAERLRLVWINKLPFAPFAAPIVEARRAAVAERAEQAGHPDPEGAATEHYYLPLAALQLRQAVGRLIRSDRHRGVVVISDRKLAGASSLRRSYRRAFLGSLDDGLQRPDPETGDTGGGNVATMAEGWRRIWEFMAAHSLLDPARAAELCTDEALERQTLLPHTRRIRELALTTEETRKLREQGLLVEEIKDRCARIGGLLRLVDEPVALKPAQQAVIAAAAEGRNVLGLLPTGFGKSFTFQLPALVLPGVTVVVSPLVALMHDQALELNRSIGGAVRALISPLRESSSRAGKTEVTDQLLGRADHGIRLVYVSPERLCQRRFRETVRAAAAAGRVTRIAVDEAHTLPQWEDFRPSVRRVSRFLDELRRDHGVAVTAVTATANRAVHEALREGLFGLPAEVPELASAEATAEAEHPGVVGGLLTVRENPIRPELAVFRRSLDRLGQGGVAGLVERVVDALDGHAILYCLTVKEVNTLYTHLREYVGDAGVRVLRFHGRLTEAEKAAVMTEFREAPREADDGFVPVVVVATSAFGLGVNRPDVRTVMCVSPPTDLAALYQQLGRAGRDGAGRGTAGDGPVNSGLALATSRGLRMVRFMTGQELPPSLLRRMGSLVLAQRDGTLDPVRLADLLMAEDAASGALSEAELDDRHTQERYQGGIMRAFSALADLGAVEDLGDHPPFCAVKPGDLRPAGHGAGQTPTTAAERDEEAAGSMRLEQAVIDTALSWDPPRQVDVRALDRELAARCPGYRSVADGPSATWELLADLHDRGLLDVSAAPSRRLVTGLITRTGTLPDGFLPLLGRRGRRAAEELARLRNFFDASTVCAQRVFADYFGVSDLPQGCCTTARCRCSACWDTGRWPVEERRPAVAQAFDSPRPREGGGADTSLRDQRVDLQVHRLLQLQPQGAHPRRLWHALRGDESSYNPSNRKMIPLPKAIRESRHFGGRADLPYAAVGASLTRLAAAGAAVEGPDSLWRAIRPVRHTRSRRAGSGSERKDGWV; this comes from the coding sequence GGTCCGCGCCTTCCCGTCCGGAATTTCTGAGCGGGAACTGGTCGTCGAGGCCAAGAGGCAGTTCGGCACACTGCCGGAGCAGCGGTTAGTCAAGCTGGTCGCCGAGGCGGTCCGCGGAGGTCTGCTGATCGCTTCGGGGGACCTTCTCCTGCCTGTTGCTCCGCAGGAACCGGTGCGCCCGCCACAGGTGGCGTATGAACGGCGCCAGCCAGGCGCTGAGTCCGCTGTTGCTGCAAGGTTGGACGAGACGTCCGTGCTGCGGACTATCGCGCTCGACGTCGAAAGCGTCGTACGGACGACGGCGACCGCTCCCTACTTGGAGCGGCACGTCTACGAGGTGGCAGCGGTCAGGTTCGGCGCCGATCGTGAATGGGTCGCTGCGGCGCCCCGCTGGCGGCGGTACCTCAGGTTCCCTGGTGACACTGAGGAGTTGCGTGACGGCAGCGTGCGGGACGCTGTGCTTGGCCAGGGGTTATCCCAGCAACAGGCGTGGACGGAGCTGAGTGACTTCCTGTCGGACGCCGATGTAGTGGTCGCCTATAACGGCACGACACTGGACTTTCCCGTCGTCAGTGAAGCGGCGAAGGAGTCCGGTGCCAGCGATCCGCTCTCCGCCGTGCGCCCCGTCGATGCCCTGTACCTCGCGCACGCCCTTTGGCCGACAGCCCCGTCCCACCGACTTCAGGACCTCGCGCTTCAGCTCGACGTCTCCCGTTCGGATCTGCGTGCCCATACTGCGGACGGCGACGCGGTCTTGCTGGTGCGCCTCCTGGAGCGGGCCGCCGCCGAGTTCGCCTGCAGGACGGCCGAATTGCGTGATCTCATCGCCGACGTCTGCCCCGGCTCCGACGCGTGGCGGCTGCTGCGGGAACTGGCCGAGGGTGAGGCCGCCAACGATCGAGAGCCGCGGATGTGGGAGCAGGCGCATGTGGCCCGCCTGTTGGGTGCCGAGTTTGGGCGGCACACGCCGCGTCGAACCCCTGCCGGAAGGGCACCGGGCAAGGGCGCCGTGGACGTGCCGGACGTCTTACGGGGCGCCGACGGACGGGTCGAGCCGACCGCTCTCGCCCGGGTCGTGCACGGTTCCCGCGTTGAACCCCGGCCCGCCCAGCAGGAGATGACGGCGACGCTGCACGACTGGACTGACCGCGGCGTCGGCGGGCTGCTGGAAGCGCCCACCGGCACCGGAAAGAGCTATGCGGTACTTGCCGCTGCGCTGGACTGGCTCGCCGGTGGTAACAGTCGTACCGCTGTCATTGCCACGTACACCAAACAGTTGCAGAGCCAGATGGCGAAGGACATCCAGGACTTGGAGTGGGCCCTGCCGGGCATCCTCGGGGTCGCCGACCTAGTCAAGGGCAAGTCCAACCGGCTCTCACTCGCAGCCCTGACGAAGACCCTCGCCGAGGCCACGCGTCGGCGCCGCTCCGCGGGCACCGCCCGCGCCCGCTTCTCTCAGCGGAGCCGGTTCCGCGAACTCGCCGTCTTCCTCGCGCTGCGCCTGCTCGCGGCCAAGGAGCCCCCGCAGTCCTGGACGGCCAGATCGGTCGACCCGGTGGACCTGCCCGCCTCCTTCACCGACTACATCGGGCGCGGCCTGCCGCTCTGGCTGGAGTCCCTGTCCCAGCGCGACGGCGACTACGGCCCCGCCGCAGGCAACCCGCTCGCCGTGCACACCGACACCGTCCGGGAGTCGATCGACAGCCACCGCCTCATCCTCGCCAACCATGCGCTCGTCCTCTCTCACCTGGACGACCTGCGTGCCGTCGGACCCGAGGTGCTCCTCGTGATCGACGAGGCGCATGAGCTGGAGAACGCCGCCACGTCCGCGCTGACCGTGACCGTCGACCACCAGGACCTGGAAGCTTTGCTGCCGGAGTACCAGGCATGGATGGCGGACGCGCACCCGGGCACCGCCAAGGAGCAGGCCGCCGCAGCGATTGCCGATCTCGAACGACTGCTCGATGATGAACGCCTTCCCCGGCTGGCGGCGCAAGCCTTCGACGCCCAGGCCAAGGGGGTGGGCGTACGCATCGGCAGCCGGGCGACCACGCTCGCCAGCCCCTACGCCGGCACCTCCGGCACCCGGCACACCCGGCGCCTGTCGCTGGTGCTGGAGAGCATTGCCAAGGCGCTCGTGTCCTGTCGCATCACGCTGGAGCGGTACGTGGTCCAGCACGCTGCCGGAATCGATCCCCTGGTACGCGAGCGCCTGACCGCGCTCGCGGAGCACACCGACTCCCTCACCACGGCCCTCGACCGGATCACGGCCGACATCCGCGCCTTTCTCGACCCCGCCCTCACCCTGGACGAGGCTCCCCCTTCCCGCGTCATACATCTGGAGGAGCTGGACGAACCCAAGGCGGAGCTACGGTCCTATCGCTTCCGTGTCGCCACCAGTCCCGTCGATCTGCCCGCAGACCCGGAGTGGCGGCGTTACCTGGAGTCCTTCGATCGTGTCCACTACGTCTCCGCGACCCTGCGTGTCGCCGGGGAATGGGATTTCATGCGGACCCGACTCGGGTTGCCCGACGATCTGCCGACGCTGGCGCTGCCTTCCCCGTTCGCCCTGCGCAGTCAGGCCGAGGTCGTGTGCTTCTCCGACTTCCCCTCCTGGGCGGAGCAGGAGGAGGGCGCCCTGAGGACCGTCGCCCACCAGGTCGCCGGATTCGCCACCGAAATGACACGTGTACGCGCCGACGGCAACGGCTTCGACGGCGGCGGCATGATCCTCACGACCGCTCGCTCGACCGCCGCGGGCATCGGCTTCCACCTCGTGCGGGAGCTGCGCTCCCGCGCCCTTGACACCCCAGTCGTCGAGGCGCTCACCCTCGGCAACGGCCGGGCCTATCAGGCCTTCACCGACCGGCGGGGCGGCGGAGGGTTTCTCGTCGGCACCAAGGGACTCTGGCAAGGGGTCGACGTCTCCGACGCCGAGCGGCTGCGTCTGGTGTGGATCAACAAACTGCCCTTCGCACCGTTCGCCGCTCCGATCGTGGAGGCTCGGCGCGCGGCAGTCGCCGAACGCGCCGAGCAGGCCGGCCACCCCGATCCGGAAGGTGCCGCCACCGAGCACTACTACCTGCCGCTCGCCGCGCTCCAGCTGCGTCAGGCGGTGGGCCGGCTCATCCGCTCCGACCGCCACCGCGGCGTCGTCGTCATCAGCGACCGCAAACTCGCGGGAGCAAGCAGCCTGCGCCGCTCCTACCGGCGTGCCTTCCTCGGCAGCCTCGATGACGGACTGCAGCGCCCCGACCCGGAAACCGGCGACACCGGCGGCGGCAACGTCGCCACCATGGCTGAAGGATGGCGTCGCATCTGGGAGTTCATGGCGGCCCACAGCCTCCTGGACCCCGCCCGGGCCGCGGAGCTGTGTACCGACGAAGCCCTCGAACGACAGACCCTCCTACCGCACACCAGGCGCATCCGCGAACTGGCGCTGACCACCGAAGAGACTCGGAAGCTGCGGGAACAGGGCCTGCTCGTGGAGGAGATCAAGGACCGCTGCGCCCGCATCGGAGGATTGTTGCGGCTCGTCGACGAACCCGTGGCCCTCAAGCCGGCCCAGCAGGCTGTCATCGCCGCCGCGGCCGAGGGACGCAACGTCCTCGGACTGCTTCCCACAGGCTTCGGCAAGAGCTTCACCTTCCAGCTGCCCGCGCTGGTCCTACCCGGCGTCACCGTGGTCGTCAGCCCGCTCGTCGCTCTCATGCACGACCAGGCCCTCGAACTGAACCGGTCCATCGGTGGCGCGGTCCGCGCGCTCATCTCGCCGCTGCGCGAGTCCAGCAGCAGGGCCGGCAAGACAGAAGTGACGGACCAGCTCCTCGGTCGGGCCGACCACGGTATCCGCCTGGTCTACGTCAGCCCGGAGCGCCTGTGCCAGCGGCGCTTCCGGGAGACCGTCCGCGCGGCCGCGGCGGCGGGCCGGGTGACCCGGATCGCCGTGGACGAGGCACATACCCTCCCGCAATGGGAGGACTTCCGACCCAGCGTGCGCCGGGTCAGCAGGTTCCTGGACGAGCTGCGCCGGGACCACGGGGTGGCGGTCACCGCGGTGACCGCCACCGCCAACAGGGCCGTCCACGAGGCGCTGCGCGAAGGACTGTTCGGTCTGCCCGCCGAGGTCCCGGAGCTCGCTTCGGCCGAGGCGACCGCCGAAGCAGAGCATCCCGGAGTCGTCGGCGGGCTCCTGACGGTGCGCGAGAACCCGATCAGGCCAGAACTCGCCGTTTTCCGCCGCTCCCTCGACCGGCTCGGACAGGGAGGTGTGGCCGGGCTGGTCGAGCGCGTCGTCGACGCGCTCGACGGTCACGCCATCCTCTACTGCCTCACCGTCAAGGAGGTCAACACCCTCTACACCCACCTGCGCGAGTACGTGGGTGACGCCGGCGTCCGCGTGCTGCGGTTCCACGGCCGTCTGACTGAGGCGGAGAAGGCGGCCGTCATGACGGAGTTCCGGGAGGCGCCCCGGGAAGCCGACGACGGCTTCGTCCCGGTCGTGGTGGTGGCCACCTCCGCGTTCGGGCTCGGTGTCAACCGGCCCGACGTACGCACCGTGATGTGTGTGTCGCCGCCTACCGACCTGGCCGCGCTCTACCAGCAGTTGGGTCGGGCGGGGCGGGACGGCGCGGGCCGGGGGACGGCCGGTGATGGCCCTGTCAACAGCGGTCTCGCCCTCGCGACGAGCCGGGGTCTGCGCATGGTCCGTTTCATGACGGGCCAGGAACTGCCCCCGTCGCTGCTCCGGCGCATGGGCAGCCTTGTCCTCGCCCAGCGGGACGGCACGCTCGATCCGGTACGGCTGGCCGACCTGCTCATGGCCGAAGACGCCGCGAGCGGTGCGCTGAGCGAGGCCGAGCTGGACGACCGGCACACCCAGGAGCGCTACCAGGGCGGCATCATGCGGGCGTTCAGCGCGCTCGCCGACCTAGGCGCCGTCGAGGACCTCGGCGACCACCCGCCGTTCTGCGCGGTCAAACCCGGCGACCTCCGACCGGCCGGCCACGGCGCAGGACAGACCCCTACTACTGCAGCGGAGCGCGACGAGGAAGCGGCCGGGTCCATGCGGCTGGAGCAGGCCGTCATCGACACCGCCCTGTCCTGGGACCCCCCACGACAGGTCGACGTCCGAGCTCTCGACCGGGAACTCGCCGCCCGGTGCCCCGGCTACCGCTCGGTCGCCGATGGACCGTCGGCGACCTGGGAACTGCTCGCCGATCTCCACGACCGTGGGCTCCTGGACGTCTCAGCGGCACCCAGCCGCCGCCTGGTCACCGGTCTGATCACCCGCACCGGCACCCTGCCCGACGGGTTCCTCCCGCTGCTCGGCCGACGCGGCCGCCGAGCCGCCGAGGAACTGGCCAGGCTCCGGAACTTCTTCGACGCGAGCACGGTCTGCGCTCAACGGGTCTTCGCCGATTACTTCGGCGTCAGCGACCTGCCCCAGGGGTGCTGCACCACGGCCCGCTGCCGATGCTCGGCCTGCTGGGACACCGGCCGCTGGCCCGTGGAGGAGCGGCGCCCTGCCGTCGCCCAGGCCTTCGACAGCCCGCGCCCCCGCGAGGGAGGCGGTGCCGACACCTCGCTGCGTGACCAGCGCGTCGACCTCCAGGTCCACCGGCTGCTGCAGCTCCAGCCGCAGGGCGCACACCCCCGCCGGCTCTGGCACGCACTGCGCGGCGACGAATCCTCCTACAACCCGAGCAATCGAAAGATGATCCCCCTGCCGAAGGCGATCCGGGAAAGCCGCCACTTCGGCGGTCGCGCCGATCTGCCCTATGCGGCAGTAGGCGCGAGCCTCACACGGCTGGCCGCAGCCGGAGCAGCAGTCGAGGGCCCGGACAGCCTCTGGCGAGCCATCCGCCCGGTCCGACACACGAGATCCCGCCGTGCGGGAAGCGGATCCGAACGAAAGGACGGCTGGGTGTGA